The DNA sequence gcatgtttgaagccatttactgttgactgcccCACTACCTCTGCTGGACCTTTGTTCCAAGCATTATTTATACCAAgtattatttaaaaattaaataaattaaatgatcATTCCTCTACCAGTCTTTAAATCCCCTTGTATGAGGTGATGAAGTATCAAAGCCCTGCCCTTTCCAAAATAATTTACTGCACATAGTTACAAAGTGCAgagcaaggcatggtaagtcaggaCAAGGTAAAAGATCTGCTTCAGGTTACTAGTACTTTGCTTTGCAATTTGAGCAAAGCTTCTGCAATTCATATTATATCATAAAGATAATTTAACTTACTATTAACACATAATTAAGAAACTtttgctgaaaagaaaaaaaaaaaatctaaaaataatttGTTGATTTAACAATCACAATTGATCCCATGGAAATATTGCTAAGCCATTAATACCCCCAGTGGTTGCATGCAATGTATTCTGCATATATAAATAAAAGCCATGGTACTTTATATAATCAGAGAAAACACCTAAGAGGAAATATGGATCTGCTGAATTTCATTTGATCTTTATCTGTTGGTATTACTGCTGTTGTAATTAACTGTTATTGGAAAATATGTGCAATGTGTAGATTTAGAATACTAAAACTCAAGTCaagtttttttatttccattttgttaattgtatatttttttattttgcaaacttgAACAATATTTACTAGTTTGTACTACTGGAGGATCCTTAGCATTATGCAATTGTTGCTAGCTAACAAGTAACTACTTAAATGTGTAAAGTACACTATTCTATGGAGATATGGAGATCAATTGACCAGTTTTGTCCCTAATAAACTTTGATCTGGTTGATTGTTATgtgtaattgcaccatgcataggACTTCTCTTGTTGGTcctgttttttatttgtatttgtccctcataccttctttcctttcctttctccctcACTTCCTTCTTTTTCTCATCCATGTCTTCCTATCCACCCACCTGCCTTTTTAATTCcatacttttttccttttcttctttctcacCATACAAATTTGGTTGGAATAATTTTTACTTGCCAAGCAAACTAGTTTCAAATACATTTTATATCCTGTTTTCAGGTTATGGATGAGAAAAATGTAACTGTGATTACTGTGATCCAGTTCTTGGGGTTTCATATCCCTACAAGCATAACATTTTtggtcttctttctctttcttataTTGTATTGTGTTACAATATGTGGAAACCTCCTGATCATCACATTGGTGTCCTACAGCAAAACCCTCCATtctcccatgtacttcttcctCTCCCAATTATCTGTATCAGATATCTTTTTAACAACTGATGTTGTTCCTACCATGCTCCATACTGTTTTAGAAAATTCTACTACTGTATCAGTTTCTGAATGTATCACCCAGTTCTATTTCTTTGCTGCAACAGAAAGTTTGGAGTGTCTTCTTCTGACAGTGATGTCTTATGACAGATATGTGGCCATCTGTAAACCTTTGCATTATACTTTGTTAATGAGTCACCAATTTTGTTGGATAACAGTTATCATAAGTTGGAGCTTAAGTTTCTTAGCAGTTTTGATTCCCACTTTAACCATATCCACATTACAGTTTTGTGGTCCCAATATCATCGATCACTTTTTCTGTGATCTTGATCCGATCCTACAACTTTCCTGCTCTGACACCACCATCATTCAACTAGAAGCAACATCACTGAGTGCAGTGTTTGCTGTAATCCCATTTTTTATCATAATTGTATCGTATGTTTACATCATTTTCACTATTTTTGAAATCCCGTCTATTACTGGGAGGCAGAAAGTTTTCTCAACGTGCAGTTCCCACTTGACTGTTGTCTCCATTTTTTATGGTACCATTGTCTGCGTGTATTTGATACCTAGTAGAGTACAGTCATGGGACATTACTAAATTCTTGTCCTTACTGTATACTGTATTCACCCCATTGCTGAACCCAATTATATACAGCCTGAGGAATAAAGAAttgaaacaagttgcgggaaaaattaGTAACAACTTTTTAAACTTGAatgtcaaaaataattaaaaacatttaaatgaCTTTACAAGGCTATGATCAAATAATTAAAATTAAAGTAAAGCCAATTTATTTGGATTGAGTGGGGGGAAGATAAGAATACCTTTTTGCCCTTTTATTTC is a window from the Aquarana catesbeiana isolate 2022-GZ linkage group LG03, ASM4218655v1, whole genome shotgun sequence genome containing:
- the LOC141134219 gene encoding olfactory receptor 11L1-like, whose amino-acid sequence is MDEKNVTVITVIQFLGFHIPTSITFLVFFLFLILYCVTICGNLLIITLVSYSKTLHSPMYFFLSQLSVSDIFLTTDVVPTMLHTVLENSTTVSVSECITQFYFFAATESLECLLLTVMSYDRYVAICKPLHYTLLMSHQFCWITVIISWSLSFLAVLIPTLTISTLQFCGPNIIDHFFCDLDPILQLSCSDTTIIQLEATSLSAVFAVIPFFIIIVSYVYIIFTIFEIPSITGRQKVFSTCSSHLTVVSIFYGTIVCVYLIPSRVQSWDITKFLSLLYTVFTPLLNPIIYSLRNKELKQVAGKISNNFLNLNVKNN